In Pan troglodytes isolate AG18354 chromosome 20, NHGRI_mPanTro3-v2.0_pri, whole genome shotgun sequence, the genomic window aggtgaggcaggaggattgcttgaggccaggagttcaagactagcctgggcaacacagtgagaccccatctctacaaaaaattttcaaaagtggctgggcacggtggctcacgtctgtaatcccagcactttgggaggctgaggtgggaggatcatgaggtcaagagattgagaccatcctggccaacatggtgaaaccctgtctccttaaaaatacaaaaattagctgggcgtgatggcgcgcgtctgtaatcccagctacttgggcagctgaggcaggagaatcgcttgaatctgggaggcagaggtcacagtgagcagagatcgcaccactgcactccagcctggtgacagagtgagactccttctcaaaaaataaataaaataaaatagctgggtgtgatggtgagcgcctgtagtcccagcttctagggaggctgaggcgggaggatcacctgaacccaggaagtcgaggctacagtgagccttgatcgcGCCACTCAACTctcgcctgggcgacagagcgagaccttgtctctgaaaaatgaaaagtaaaaggaaaagccCAATTAATTTAAGAAGATCCAGGACAGGGGCTCTGTGGGTCTCCAGGGGGACAGCAAAGTCAAGACCCCTCGGTTCCCTACTCCTGGAAACCATGTTGAAAGGAGAATCAGAAACTCCCTCGGAGGACACCAAAGCCACCTGGGGTCCCCAACTGTAACGCGTGAGGGGAAAGGAGGGCTGAGCAGACGTGGTGGAGGCAGAAGGCCATGGAAGGGACGGGAGAGGCCGGGGCCTAGCGCAATGGGGAACGCTGGAAATGCCTCCCAGGCTTACAGGAGAGGGTGGGGCCTAGGGCAACGCTGGAAACGCCTCCCAGGCTTCCTGCAGCCGGTGGGTAGGGTCTGCGGCTTCTGAAGGAAAATGTACTGCACCCAGAAGTCTTTGCCCAGCCCCGCTGCCACCAGCAGGAGCACACCAAGACCCTTAACGGACACACCTCTGATGCTGGAGAACTGCCCTGCCTCTCTGAGGTTACGGGAGAATGTGCCCCACGGAGGAGACCACTGGAGGGACAGGATGGCTGAGTGAACTCCACCTCCGGGGAACACAAAGCTCCACTGAAAAAGAGGAAAGCCACAGGCTCTTTCCTAGGAAGGACCTGCCACAGACCACACTGAGGGCTGCAAATGACACTGACCCAGCCTCCTGGGATCCTTGGCCACCATGATGGCACCCAAGGCCTGAGAGAGAGGGCAGGGGAAGGACCGGGTCTATCGACAGGGATGCGTGGCCCATGAGAGCCAGGCACTGTTACAGCAGCCGCTGGGGCGTGGATTttgggggggagggggcagggctgCTGTGGTTGGCTTTTAGACCGGAGTGGGGGTCTCATCTAGGGCAGTTCTGCCCCCAGGGGACTCTGGGCGACGTCTGGAGACATCTGCGGTTGTCAGGACTAGGGGTGCTCCTGACCCggggtgggtggaggccagggacgTTGCTCAGCACCCAGCAGTGTCCAGGACGGCCCCACCCTAGGGAACGGCCCAGCCCACATGTCCGCAGTGCTCAGGGTAGACGCTTTAGAGCATCCCCGGTGACCATGTGTGTGCAACCACACGGAGGGGAGGGAAACGTGATTTTAAAAGCCCATCAGGTTGGAGGGGCACGAACTGACGCACGGGACAGGGAGCGCCCTGAAGCTGGGCTGCACGGCCTTCAGGCCAGGTGGAGCGAGACCTGCTGTCAAACAGGCAGAGCCACTGTGAGCACTGAAACGCGAGCGGAAAGCCCCGTGGCTCCCATAAGGCCGGCACCGCCGAGTCAGCGTTAACGGGACGCTGGGTCTGGACGCTGCTGGCCCTGCACCCCAGACAGAGGCCCGCCCCCCTCATCCCTCCCAGGGCCTACTGCCCGCTGCTGCCCCCTGGTGGCTCGGCCCAGAAGGGGAGGCCCCAGTTGGGGAAACCGAGGCCTGCAGAGAGCACCAGGCCCCACGGCAAGTCTGAGGCTTCTGGGTGAACACTGTAGCCCCCGCAGCTTCCCTGGAGCCCAGGCCCATGCCCACCGTTACCTGGCCCCTTGCCCGAGGCCTCCAGCTTGCGGAGCTTGGAGATCTCGTCCTCGGTGATGGTGGTCATGTCCCGCCAGAAGTCGGCGTTCTTGCCCTGCTCCAGCTCCATGTAGacctgggggcagggggcaggggtcaGGGCATGGgcgtggctggggtgggggtgacgGTGCAGGTCAGCGGAGCATCAGGTGGGGCTGGGTACCTGGATATCCTCCAGCAGGTCCTCCATGTCGGCCACGGTGAGGCCGTTGAGGAACGTGTAGGGCTCATGCATCTCCACGGCCAGGTCGTCATCCTCGGCGCTGATGTACTTGGCCAGCAGGTCGATGGGCTTGGCCCGCCCGTCCCGGATGCGGATCTTGGAACTGTGGGGAGCAGGGAAGGTGGCATCAGAGCCTGGGCTGTACCCTCCATGCTAAAGACCCTGCCCTTGGGGTGACCACACCGGTGGGAGCCGAGGAGGGGCCTGACCCGTtgggggtggtcagggaaggcttcctggaggaggaggaggaggcataAGGTAGAGTGAGCCGGGTCAGCCAAAGGGCGCAGGCCAGCAGTGCAGACAAAGTGCACGCAGCGTGGACCTGGAGGTGGGCCAGGTGGGAGGGGCTTCCTGGAGGGCCTCTGGGATGTGCCCAGGATGGCGGCTTCTATGTGGGCTGTGATGGGGAAGAGTGGAGGAGCTGAAGCAGAGGCAGGCTGGGGGGCCAGAGTAGTCACTGCCTTGCAACCACCTCCTCCCCCAGGCAGACCACTCGGGGCAGAGAGCCAGGGTTCTGTTCTGGGCCTGCAGGGGGGTACGCGTTGCAGGCGGGCCCTGGTCCAACCCAAGGGAACCCGTCACCAGGGAGGCCCGAGCTGGGAGGAGCCTGATGTCACCCGCCACAGGGCCCAAGGCAAGCAGGGACACCCCAGAGCCTCAGCTTGTCTGTAAACCAGGCGGATGGGGGTGCCACCCTCCTGGGTGGAGTGTGGGAGGGACAACTGCAGTCGGTGCAGGACTGGCGTCCAGCATGCGTGGGGTGCCGTTCACCTGGGCCCGTCTCCTCTGCGCCCTGCCCAGCGGGGGAGCACAGGAGACAGGAGCCTTGCCGCCCGGGAAGGGGTCAGGAATGGAAGGTCCCCGGAAGTGCCATGTGGGACCCTGAAGGGTGGGAGAGCAGTGGCTTCCAGAGTGACAGCCAGTGCCCGGCCCTGGCTCCAAGTCTGGGTCGGGGGGAGGGGAGGCCCCGGCGCACCGCAGCTTGGCCTGCTGGAGATGGAAGTTGTCCTCCTGCTCCTCCCATGTCTTGAAGTGCTCTGCCTCTTTCTCGCGCTGCAACATCTCCAGCTCCTGCTCGCGCATGGCCTTCTCCCGCTCCCGCTCCAGCCGCAGCTGCTTTACCTGCAggcacaggaggctgagggcagcGGGGGCCGTGCGGTCCGCGGGGCTGCGGGGGGAGGGGCTGTGATGATGGGGGCCCAGCCTTCACCCAGCTGCCCTGGGCACAGGGATTGGTCCGGAGATGCCTGGGCTGGCGGACAGACCTTGGGAAGGGAGAGGGCCCTCCTGCCCGAGACTCAGCAGCTCGGATCAGCTGGGGTCCTCTCGGCCACCCTGAAGGGAGCATGTGGGAGTGAAGGCCCGAGGCCAGCAGAGCCGAGAGGTGGAGGGAAACAGTTTCCTGGGGCCATGGTCTGAGCCCCTGGATCCAGCCTTACCTGAAGCCAGCCCCCGGGACTTCCCACTTAAGCCCCTCAAGTCCTGCCAGAGGGGGCAGGCCTCCAGGCCCTGGAAAGGGAGGGCCCTGCTCAGTGGGCTGGCAGGGTGCCTACCTTCTGCAGCTCCAGCCGGTTGTCCTCCTGGATCCTCTTGTTCCGCTCCTTCAGCTCCTTCTCCTCCAGGTGGCTGATCCCCTTCTTCTCCAGGGCCTGGAAGCACCAAGCACACCTGCCCTGAGCACAGACCCGCCCCCTCGCCCCCCTCCTCAGCTCCTTCGTCCAAGAGATTGACCAGGGCCCTTGTTTTGCAGAGAGAGGTGACCCGCCAACACTGCACGTCTTCCACCCCCTCCTTATCACTCCTGAAACCCAGTGGATCCAATTCAGTGCAGACATGGCGCCCCCACTGGGAGTGAGATGTATGCAAAGGGTAAGAAGGGGCCACCCCAACTCTCAACAGGAGGGCCTCACTCGGGGCCACCCTAACTCCCAACAGGAGGGCCTCGCTCGGGgccaccccagcccccaacagaAGAGCCTTGCTCGGGGCCTGCTGACTCGCTTTACCCGGGAGTCTGAGTGCTTCGGACGTCAAGGCCACGCCCTCAGCAAGTCAGGGTCCCCCACTGTGCGTGGGACAGGGCAGGAACAGTGAGTGGGGGCAGCAGCAGCTCTGAAAGCAAACCTGTGGGGTCATGGGGCCCCGCCCACACAGCGGGGCACAGGGGTGGCCACTGATGGGCTTGTCCCAGCCTGGAGACCCTCAAAGCTGGCTTCTTCCAGCAGCTGTCTGAGAGCCTGGTGCGCAGCCCCCACTTCCCGACCACCTTCCCCAGGCTCCCGGCGCCCCGTCGCCATGAGGGGGTTCCAGGAACCCCTGCCGCCCAGAAGAACTTGCCTCCAGGGACACAGGCTGCATGGCTGGGGACCACCCCCAGACACCCGGGCCACTCTGTGGTCTATCCAACCCAGCCTGGGGCCGCTTCCACAGGCGTCAATGATGACCACATCTTCCTCCTCCACGGCTGCCCGCCCAGAGCTCACGGTGGTGCCCAGCACACCGCAGGCGCACAGCACATGGTGGCGATGAAGTGCCAGGCAGCAGTGTGTGCCTCAATAAAGAACTCTGGGGGGTCTGGGGAGCAAGGGGCCAGGAAGGGGTCTCTCAAGAGGGGATGTGTCAGTTGAGTCCTGATGGAAGAGAACAGCCGGGGAAGGGGCAGAGCATGTCCAGGCAGGGGCGCGGCAGTGTGAGGGCCCCGAGGCGGAAGGAGCTCGTTGTGTTCTCAGACGACATTGGGCAGAAGCCACCTGGGGACCCCACAGCTCCCAACTGCGCAACCGGTGAGCAGGTGCAGTCGGCCCAGCCCACACGTTGCCTGTTCCACCTCCTCCACAAGTGGACGCTGCTTCAGATGAGCTGTGTCCCCCGCAGGCATATCCCCGTCTGAACCCCTGCAGCTGTAATCATGACCCTATGTGAAATGAGGtcttggccaggtatggtggctgacacctgtaatcccagcatatagggaggccaaggcgggcagatcacttgaggtcaggagttcgagaccagcctgaccaacacggttaaactctgtctctactaaaaatacaaaaattagctgagtgtggtggcacccgcctgtaattccagctacttgggaggctggggcaggggaatcacttgaacccaggaagcggaggttgcagtgagctgagattgcgccattgcattctagtctgggcaacagagtgagactccatctcaaaaaaaaaaaaaaaaaagtgatgaggCCTTGCAGATGTAGGTAAGATGCGGTCATCCTGGAGGTGGCGGGCCCTCATCCAACGCCTGGTGTCCTCATGGGAAGAGGAACactgacacacagacacacggagCAGAAGGCCGTATGGAGACAGAGACGGGAAGGCAGCCAGCCACGCAACACAGGAACAGGCCGGGTTCTGCGGCTGCAAGCCAGGGAGGGCCCAGGAATCACCGGCCATGactggagctgggagaggcaggaggggCCTCCCCTCGGCCCCCAGAGGGAGTGGGGTCCTGCCCACACCTGCCCacgccttgattttggacttctggcctccagaacgaAGAGATGATAAGTTCTGTTGTCTTATGCCACCAGTGTGACTGGTGGCTAAATGGCAGGTGCAGAACGAAAGAACCAGCTCAGACGACAGAGCGCCTGGAACTGTGGAACCCTGTCCTGGGTACGTGACGCCAAGAGCTGGCTCTCTAGACAGGTTTCAGGTTGGGCTGGTGTTCGGGGCAAAGAATGGCTGAAGCTTACACCGCAAGAGACACAGTTAATGGCAAGAAAATGAcggtgggctgggcgcagtggctcacgcctgtaatcccagaactctgggaggccgaggtgggaaaatcacttgagcttaggagttcgagaccagcctggccaacatagtgagactccatctttacaaaaaaaacacaaaattagccgggcatggtggtggtgcctgtagtcccagcaagtcaaaaggctgaggtaggaggatcgcttgaggccaggaggtcaaggctgcagttagccaccatcacgccactgcactccagcccgggcgacagagcgagaccctgtgtcaaaaaagaaagctggccgggcgtggtggctcacgcctgtaatcccagcactttgggaggccaaggcgggtggatcacaaggtcaggagatggagaccatcctggctaacacggtgaaaccctgtctctactaaaaatacaaaaaatcagccgggcgtggtagcgggcgcctgtagccccagctactcaggaggctgaggcaggagaatggcatgaacccaggaggtggagcttgcagtgagccgagatcgcgccacttcactccagcctgggtgacagagcgagaccctgtgtcaaaaaagaaagcTGATGGCGGCAGAAGCTTGCTtattatgcatgtgtgtgtaaaacCAACTCTTGCACGATCAAGGGCAGGCTGGGAGTGTCTCAAGTGTTGGGGTCTCCAGAAACAGTGGAAATGCTACAAGGACAGAGGCCACCACCCGGCGGGGCCCACCTTATTCCAGATGAAGGTGCCCAGCAGGTTGTTGTCTCCGAAGGGGTTGTCGGTGTTGGTGTAGCCCATGTACTCCTCACCCCAGCCCATCTTCTCCCGCTTCTTGCGCTCCTTGGCCTCCTTCTTGGCCAGCCGCCGTGCGCGCTTCTCCTCGGGCGTCTCGAAGGCCTTCATCAGCTCCTCCTGCTGCTTCCGCTCCTCCCGCAGCCGCAGCCGCTCCTGCAGGCTCTGCTGCTGGCTCAGGGCAGCCGCGGCCGCCCGGGGGCTCTGGGATCGCCCTGGAGACGCGGAGCTGGATGCTGAGGAGCTAGGAGACCACGAGCGTGCGCGCCGTCGCCGGCGAGCCCACTGGCCCCGTGACTGCTCCTCTCCTGAGTCCGAATGAGAGGACCCATCCCTTGAGCGCCACTTGGGCCGCGGGGGGCTCCGGCTTCGCATCCCTGAGCGCTGCCACCGCTCTTCCTCTGAATCTGACCTGCGGAGAGGACCATGGATGCCTGCTCAGTGCCTGCAGCTGTCATCTGCTCCACAGATGCTTACTGGGTGTCCGTGGGGtagcaggcactgttctaggttctggggacacagcagtgacCCAAATACTGATGGCTTCTGCCTTCCTGGGCTCACCCTCTGGTGGGCCCCAACAAGGAAGACATCAACAAATAAACACACCACGCAACActaggcagaggcagaggcagaagccaCAAAGAGTAGCGATGCCGAGCAcaggggctggggctgcaggGCCGAGGTCAGAGAGGGGCTCTCTCAGGAGCTGACACTGAGCCAAGGtctggagggagtggggaggcagCGATGGATGGATTCGGAGGGAGAGTGCTCGAGGCAGAGCAAGAGCGAGGGCCTAGAGGCAGGCACTGACCTGCCACATTCTAAGAACAACAAGGAGGCTGTGTGGCTGAGACAGAgtgtgggggagagggaggaggcgcGGGCAGGGAGGTGGCTGGGGCTGGTGGCGCAGGAATTATAAGGGTATGAACCAGGGGACCCGAACACATTTAGGCTGTCAAGGGAGGGCTTCCTAGATGGAAGTGGTATTTGAACTAGTCCCACAGGATGGACAGGAGTTAACAGAGTAGAGCGCAGGGAATGGAAGATGCACAACCTCAGGGGTGGTTCAGGggcctttaattttatttcttagagaCAAGGTCTACTAGACACAGAGTCTGCTAAAGACAaggtctatatttttatttattagagacagagtctccctctgtcacacaggctagagtgcagtggcatgatcagagctcactgcagccttgacctcctgggctcaagccatcctctcgcctcagcctcctgagtagcggggactacaggcacacaccaccacgcccaggtaactctacattttttttgtacagaagggtcttgctatgttgcccaggctggtcttgaactcctgggctcaggcaagcctcctgtctcagcctcccaaagtgttgggattacagatgtgggccactgcGCTCAGTCACGTTTAGGGGTCTTCGTACACAGAGAACTgccaaatattttgttaaatgctcTACCCATTAAGCTCATGTCAAAAAAATCTAAACTATGTTGAAACCAATCATTGCAGAGCCCTTAAATATTGGCCACAAGTTCAACTGAATTTTCGTGAACATTAATTCTAATTACATATCTAGAGTGGCAAATTATTGCGAATAATTCCAATACCAGAAAATGGTAGGcgaaaaaacacaaagatgacaTTAACAAGACTTacgggcaggcgcggtggctcacgcctgtaatcccagcactttgggaggccgaggcgggcagatcacttgaggccaggagttcaagacctgcctggccaacatggagaaaccccagtTCTacgaaaaaattcaaaaattagctgggtgtggcaacaagcacctgtaaccccagctacccgggaggctgacgctgaagaatcgcttgaacccaggaggcagaggtaacagccgagatcgtgccactgcaccccagcctgggcgacagagcaagactccgtctcaaaaacaaacaaacaaaaaaaccaacaacagatGAGTGAACTTGGCCCAGAGCGGGGCAAGACTGGCCTGAGTGTCAGCCACGAAGGGGCTGAGCCAGCACTGGGGCCCCGGTCTGGGAATCAGTCCCTGTCCCCATTTTGGTTTCTCTGTACTGGAGCCGGCTCAAGGCAAATCCGACCAAGTGCCCCATCTCCAGAAGAAAAGGACCACGAGGAAGCTGAGATTCAGGTACCAGGAGTCAGCTGTGAGTCCTGCCAGCTGACACCGAGTCTTTTTCCCTCCCACAGCCCACCTCCATTAGCAAATGTTGTCTCCTCTACTTCCAGAATCCCTCTGAAATCTACGCACTTTGCCCGCTGTGGTTGactacagcctccctcccatcgAGGCTGCCATCATCTACTGTCTGGACAATTGTGCCGTCCTACTCTGATGCCGCTCCTGCCTACCCCGCTCCATCCCTTCTCCACCTCAAAGCCAGAAAGTTTGCAGAGTTAAGTCAGTCCACGTCACTCCCCTACCCAAACTCCTCTCAAGGCTCTCCATTTCCCTCCGACTAATAGCCAAGATCTAATGTGCTGAGCACACAGGGCTCGATATGATCTGATCTGATCTCTCGTTACCTCCCCGCCGCCTCGCTCACCCGGCTCCGGGCTGTCCCTCCAACCGCCCGGTCCCCTGCCTGGAACGCCTCTCGCCTTCCTTCCGCTGCCAGGTTAATTCCAACCGGTGGTCAGTTGTCcccttctccaggaagccctccccgAGTAAGTCGGGGGTTTCCCGGTTCCCCGGGATCTCCAACCCTCGCTCGGGCGCTCCTGAGGTAGGAGCCGGATCCCCAGCGCTGCTTCCGCAGCGACCCCACCTGCGCTCCCGGCTCCGCCGCCTCCGTCTGCGCCGTCCCTCGTCCTCCCGGCGCCGTCGGTTTCGCCGCCCATGGCTCCTGCTCCGACTTCGGCTCCCGCTCTGACTCCGCTGCCTTCGGCCCCGGCGACCCGCGGACCGCGAGCGCGAGCGTGTGTCCCGACCCATCGGCTGGGCCAGTGGCCGCGGCACCGACACCAATAGCCGAAGCCTGCGCTGGGGGCCTTCCTCGCCCATGGCGCTCTCCAGGCTGCCCCATTTGCGCCTGAGCCGGGAAAGAGCAACCCATCCCGCCGCCCCAGCCCGCAAGGACTCCGACACCCCAGACTCTCCACTGCGTCTGCAAATGTGGACCGCGTGATTGACTCCAGTGGGATTGTTGCCTCCAGGGTGGCGGAGTCTCCTTTCAGGGAGTGCTGGAGGCAGCCCCAGGCGGGTCCCCGCGCCTCAGGGGGCCTGAGAAACTGTGGGCGGGGCAAGGGCAAACTAGGAACCTTGTGCAGGGAGGGGCCTGCCGAGACGAGACCAATAAGAAGCGGGTCTAGGCCGGAAGTAGCGCTTCATTGGCGTGGCCAGGGGCGTGGCCGAGGAGAGGCGTGTCCGGGGAGCGAGGTCCCCGAAAGGCGAGGAACCGTGAAGGTGTTAGGTGCCAGGCAGCTCCAGAGGGCAGAGGGCGGGCGCGGGGACAGAAACTGAAAAGCCTTCTTATGAGAGTCATCGTTATGCTCCACCACCTGCCAATGAACACCTATGTATTTTGGGagttaagctttaaaaaaaaacaaaaactttgataACTTCCTGTAGTCCCCCATGAACCCATTTTAGagacggggaaactgaggctcagagagggaaagtCACTCTTAACGCTTGCCTTCTCAACCCAGGCTGCCCAGCTTTGTGGTGTGGGTGCTGGGGACCCGTGGGAGGGTTGTGAGCAGGGTTTGGGGGACTTGCTGTTGAAACAAGTTTGGCGTGGGAGGACGGACTTCAGGGGCAAGGCTGGAGGCCAGAGACCTAGAAGACGCTGATGTCCCGTCCTGAGCTCCCCTAGCCCATGGTGGCTGCTACCACCACCCCGTGCAGTTCTAACCACTCGGGGCTGGGAAGGCCTGTTTATGGAGGATGATAGTAATTTAagctaactttaaaaatgtttatcttggccgggcacggtggctcacgcctgtaatcccagcactttgagaggccgaggcgggcggatcacctgaggtcgggagttcaagaccagcctggccaatatggtgaaaccctatctctactaaacaatacaaaaattagccgggcgtggtggcatgcacctgtaatcccagctacttgggaggttgaggcagggagaattgcttgaacctgggaggcggcggtcgcagtgagccgagattgtgccactgcactatggcctcggcgatagagcaagactccgtctcaaaaaaaaaaattaaaaaaaattaaaattaaaatgtttatcttgagtggggcgcagtggctcatgcctgtaatcccaacactttgggaggccgtggcaggtggatcttgaggtcaggagttcgagaccagcctgtccaacatggtgaaaccccgtctctactaaaaatacaaaaattagctgggcatggtggcatgcttgaaattccagctactcgggaggctgaggcagaagaatcgcttgaacccaggaggcagaggttcctgtgagttgagatcgcaccattgcactccaacctgggcgacagagcaagtctccgtctcaaataaataaataaataaaatgcttatcTTGGAATACAACTTCATAACATCCCTGTAAACGCTGGCTTTGTATGCTTTGCTTGGTGTTGAGGCAAGGATGGAACcttacagaggaagaagagaccaTCTCCTGCCGCTCTAGATGATGACCTTGCCGGTTCTGAGATGTGGGTTGTCATGGTGATGGGATGGCCCAAAACAAAGCGAA contains:
- the CACTIN gene encoding splicing factor Cactin isoform X2, with the translated sequence MGGETDGAGRTRDGADGGGGAGSAELGFLHVGQAGLELLASSDLPASASQSAGITGVSHRACPSDSEEERWQRSGMRSRSPPRPKWRSRDGSSHSDSGEEQSRGQWARRRRRARSWSPSSSASSSASPGRSQSPRAAAAALSQQQSLQERLRLREERKQQEELMKAFETPEEKRARRLAKKEAKERKKREKMGWGEEYMGYTNTDNPFGDNNLLGTFIWNKALEKKGISHLEEKELKERNKRIQEDNRLELQKVKQLRLEREREKAMREQELEMLQREKEAEHFKTWEEQEDNFHLQQAKLRSKIRIRDGRAKPIDLLAKYISAEDDDLAVEMHEPYTFLNGLTVADMEDLLEDIQVYMELEQGKNADFWRDMTTITEDEISKLRKLEASGKGPGERREGVNASVSSDVQSVFKGKTYNQLQVIFQGIEGKIRAGGPNLDMGYWESLLQQLRAHMARARLRERHQDVLRQKLYKLKQEQGVESEPLFPILKQEPQSPSRSLEPEDAAPTPPGPSSEGGPAEAEVDGATPTEGDGDGDGEGEGEAVLMEEDLIQQSLDDYDAGRYSPRLLTAHELPLDAHVLEPDEDLQRLQLSRQQLQVTGDASESAEDIFFRRAKEGMGQDEAQFSVEMPLTGKAYLWADKYRPRKPRFFNRVHTGFEWNKYNQTHYDFDNPPPKIVQGYKFNIFYPDLIDKRSTPEYFLEACADNKDFAILRFHAGPPYEDIAFKIVNREWEYSHRHGFRCQFANGIFQLWFHFKRYRYRR
- the CACTIN gene encoding splicing factor Cactin isoform X1, whose product is MGRDTRSRSRSAGRRGRRQRSQSGSRSRSRSHGRRNRRRREDEGRRRRRRRSRERRSDSEEERWQRSGMRSRSPPRPKWRSRDGSSHSDSGEEQSRGQWARRRRRARSWSPSSSASSSASPGRSQSPRAAAAALSQQQSLQERLRLREERKQQEELMKAFETPEEKRARRLAKKEAKERKKREKMGWGEEYMGYTNTDNPFGDNNLLGTFIWNKALEKKGISHLEEKELKERNKRIQEDNRLELQKVKQLRLEREREKAMREQELEMLQREKEAEHFKTWEEQEDNFHLQQAKLRSKIRIRDGRAKPIDLLAKYISAEDDDLAVEMHEPYTFLNGLTVADMEDLLEDIQVYMELEQGKNADFWRDMTTITEDEISKLRKLEASGKGPGERREGVNASVSSDVQSVFKGKTYNQLQVIFQGIEGKIRAGGPNLDMGYWESLLQQLRAHMARARLRERHQDVLRQKLYKLKQEQGVESEPLFPILKQEPQSPSRSLEPEDAAPTPPGPSSEGGPAEAEVDGATPTEGDGDGDGEGEGEAVLMEEDLIQQSLDDYDAGRYSPRLLTAHELPLDAHVLEPDEDLQRLQLSRQQLQVTGDASESAEDIFFRRAKEGMGQDEAQFSVEMPLTGKAYLWADKYRPRKPRFFNRVHTGFEWNKYNQTHYDFDNPPPKIVQGYKFNIFYPDLIDKRSTPEYFLEACADNKDFAILRFHAGPPYEDIAFKIVNREWEYSHRHGFRCQFANGIFQLWFHFKRYRYRR